From Aquabacter sp. L1I39, the proteins below share one genomic window:
- the purB gene encoding adenylosuccinate lyase, whose amino-acid sequence MIPRYSRAEMADIWSPESRFRIWFEIEAHAADAMAELGIVPKEAAARVWEMGKDAQFDVARIDEIEREVKHDVIAFLTHLSEIVGPEARFVHQGMTSSDVLDTCLAVQLARASDLLIADVDKVLAALERRAFEHKLTPTVGRSHGIHAEPTTFGIKLAIAHAEFQRARARLVAAKAEVATCAISGAVGTFAHVDPRIEAHVAAKMGLTVETVSTQVIPRDRHAMFFAVLGVVASSVERLATEIRHLQRTEVLEAEEYFSEGQKGSSAMPHKRNPVLTENLTGLARMVRAYVTPALENVALWHERDISHSSVERMIGPDATVTLDFALVRLAGVVDKLVVHTDNMQKNMDKLGGLIHSQRVLLALTQKGASREDSYRLVQRNAMRVWRGEGDFRTFLLNDADVRRFLTEEDINEKFDLGYHLKHADTIFKRVFGHA is encoded by the coding sequence ATGATCCCCCGCTACAGCCGCGCCGAAATGGCCGACATCTGGTCTCCCGAGAGCCGCTTCCGCATCTGGTTCGAGATCGAGGCCCATGCGGCCGATGCCATGGCGGAGCTGGGCATTGTCCCTAAGGAAGCGGCCGCTCGCGTCTGGGAAATGGGCAAGGACGCCCAGTTCGACGTGGCACGCATCGATGAGATCGAGCGCGAGGTGAAGCACGACGTCATCGCCTTCCTGACCCACCTGTCCGAGATTGTCGGCCCCGAGGCGCGCTTCGTGCACCAGGGCATGACCTCCTCCGACGTGCTGGACACCTGCCTTGCGGTACAGCTCGCCCGCGCTTCGGATCTGCTGATCGCCGACGTGGACAAGGTGCTGGCCGCGCTGGAGCGCCGCGCCTTCGAGCACAAGCTCACCCCAACCGTGGGGCGCTCCCACGGCATCCATGCCGAGCCCACCACCTTCGGCATCAAGCTGGCTATCGCCCACGCGGAATTCCAGCGCGCCCGCGCCCGCCTGGTGGCCGCCAAGGCGGAAGTGGCCACCTGCGCCATTTCCGGCGCCGTGGGCACCTTCGCCCATGTGGACCCGCGCATCGAAGCCCACGTGGCGGCCAAGATGGGCCTCACCGTCGAAACCGTCTCCACCCAGGTGATCCCGCGCGACCGGCACGCCATGTTCTTCGCGGTGCTGGGCGTGGTGGCCTCCTCCGTGGAGCGCCTGGCCACTGAGATCCGCCATCTCCAGCGCACCGAGGTGCTGGAAGCGGAAGAATATTTCTCCGAGGGCCAGAAGGGGTCCTCGGCCATGCCGCACAAACGCAATCCGGTGCTCACCGAAAACCTCACCGGCCTTGCCCGCATGGTGCGCGCCTATGTGACCCCGGCGCTGGAGAATGTGGCGCTCTGGCACGAGCGGGACATCTCCCACTCGTCCGTGGAGCGCATGATCGGCCCCGACGCGACCGTGACGCTGGACTTCGCCCTCGTGCGCCTGGCGGGCGTCGTGGACAAGCTGGTGGTCCACACCGACAACATGCAGAAGAACATGGATAAGCTCGGGGGCCTCATCCACTCCCAGCGCGTCCTCCTGGCGCTCACCCAGAAGGGTGCCAGCCGTGAGGACAGCTATCGCCTCGTGCAGCGCAACGCCATGCGGGTGTGGCGCGGCGAGGGCGACTTCCGCACCTTCCTGCTGAACGACGCCGACGTGCGCCGCTTCCTCACCGAGGAGGACATCAACGAGAAGTTCGACCTCGGCTATCACCTGAAGCACGCCGACACGATCTTCAAGCGGGTGTTTGGCCACGCCTGA
- a CDS encoding phosphatase PAP2 family protein: MKTAFSRTWTETFVNNNPSFIQDGVYGFFWFQGGAGWASFPSGHTVAAMSFLMVPAIAYRRWRPVCGLLVLLEALALWAQNYHFFSDIVAGAFLGGAVALAAARLAGLDDREKA; the protein is encoded by the coding sequence CTGAAAACCGCCTTTAGCCGCACCTGGACCGAGACCTTCGTCAACAACAACCCGTCCTTCATCCAGGACGGAGTCTATGGCTTCTTCTGGTTCCAAGGCGGGGCCGGATGGGCGTCCTTCCCCTCGGGCCACACGGTGGCTGCCATGTCCTTCCTTATGGTTCCCGCCATCGCCTATCGCCGCTGGCGGCCCGTGTGCGGCCTCCTGGTGCTGCTGGAGGCGCTGGCCCTGTGGGCGCAGAATTACCATTTCTTCAGCGACATCGTCGCCGGCGCCTTCCTCGGCGGGGCCGTAGCCCTGGCGGCGGCGCGGCTCGCGGGGCTGGATGACCGGGAGAAGGCTTGA
- a CDS encoding Na+-dependent transporter translates to MSAPPPALSLLSRPLALIGRQGTRAVAASVFVGLALPGLAALAKPFLLACIFALLSLSFLRTDATGMRARHRTSVLVAALIWIMGILPAAFGVLVSRLYPPQDNGLMLALVMQAAAPPIMSTPAFAALLGIDATVSLSVMVLSMLVTPLTAPVVVGAFTDGALALDGMALAVRLAVVLVGTGVVGFGLRWWLGPPRIARMRDTLDGVNVILLLILALGLMDGVTARFMADPWLVLGMAGLTFLISAGAMLSTLVLFRWAGRGQNLMLGFAAGHRNISLMIAATGALLPDSTWLYIAVAQFPIYLLPFLLRPLARRLAPPAPGP, encoded by the coding sequence ATGTCCGCCCCTCCCCCTGCGCTTTCCCTCCTATCCCGCCCGCTGGCTCTCATCGGACGACAGGGCACGCGCGCGGTGGCGGCCAGCGTTTTCGTAGGCCTCGCCCTGCCGGGGTTGGCGGCGCTGGCGAAGCCCTTCCTCCTGGCCTGCATCTTCGCGCTGCTGTCGCTCTCGTTCCTGCGCACGGATGCCACCGGCATGCGGGCGCGCCATCGCACCTCTGTCCTCGTCGCAGCGCTCATCTGGATCATGGGCATCCTGCCGGCCGCGTTCGGTGTCCTGGTGAGCCGCCTCTACCCGCCGCAGGATAACGGGCTCATGCTGGCCCTCGTGATGCAGGCGGCCGCGCCACCCATCATGTCGACGCCGGCCTTCGCTGCCCTTCTGGGCATCGACGCCACGGTCAGCCTCTCCGTCATGGTCCTGTCCATGCTGGTGACGCCCCTCACCGCCCCCGTGGTGGTGGGCGCTTTCACGGACGGGGCGCTGGCGCTCGATGGGATGGCGCTTGCCGTCCGGCTGGCGGTGGTGCTCGTGGGCACCGGCGTGGTGGGCTTCGGCCTGCGCTGGTGGCTTGGGCCGCCCAGGATCGCACGCATGCGCGACACGCTGGACGGGGTGAACGTCATTCTGCTGCTGATCCTGGCTCTGGGGCTTATGGACGGCGTCACCGCCCGCTTCATGGCCGATCCCTGGCTGGTGCTGGGGATGGCGGGGCTGACCTTCCTCATCTCGGCAGGGGCGATGCTGAGCACGCTGGTGCTCTTCCGCTGGGCCGGTCGGGGGCAGAACCTCATGCTGGGCTTTGCGGCCGGCCACCGGAACATCTCCCTGATGATCGCGGCCACTGGCGCGCTCCTGCCGGACAGCACCTGGCTCTATATCGCCGTCGCCCAATTCCCCATCTATCTCCTGCCCTTCTTGCTGCGCCCCCTGGCACGCCGCCTCGCGCCTCCCGCCCCAGGGCCCTGA
- a CDS encoding TolC family outer membrane protein: MSLAARVSRRIYLLASVTAVTVAAFSSNVSAQSLDAALAAAYINNPSLNSQRAGTRAVDENVPQALSGYRPNVSGNVSVGTQYARSTASGVSQDGTLTPRQYSLTITQTIFNGLLTANTTRRAESQVKGSRETLRNTEQTVMLNAVTAYMNVIQGIALLELQQQNLAALQQELRATRDRFNVGEVTRTDVAQAEARVAQAQYSVAQAVSNLSSYKAQYRQVIGVEPGKLTSPGPAIERKIPPSVEGVMAVATKEHPAVLASQYAVDAANFQVRMSEANLSPVLSVQGSLSQSYDQSESVDSATGAGVMLNLTVPFYQGGAEYSAVRQAKEYLSQARIEVDVNRDAVRTNAVQYWGALVAAKSQIEAAQAQVAANTLALEGVREEWRVGQRTTTDVLNAQTDLTNSKSALVQAQRDRVVAAYSLISVIGKLDAVNLALKVPVYNPKVHYDQVRDSWFGLRTPDGK, from the coding sequence ATGTCGCTTGCGGCACGAGTGAGCCGACGCATTTATCTGCTGGCCTCAGTCACCGCCGTGACGGTTGCTGCCTTCAGTTCCAATGTGTCTGCGCAATCCTTGGATGCGGCGCTTGCTGCGGCATACATCAACAATCCCAGCCTGAATTCACAGCGCGCGGGAACCCGCGCCGTGGATGAGAACGTGCCGCAGGCCCTGTCCGGCTATCGGCCCAATGTGTCGGGCAATGTCAGCGTCGGAACGCAATATGCGCGCAGCACTGCCTCGGGTGTGTCGCAGGACGGGACGCTTACGCCGCGCCAGTACAGCCTTACCATCACGCAGACCATCTTCAACGGCCTGTTGACCGCCAATACCACTCGCAGGGCCGAGTCTCAGGTGAAGGGCTCTCGCGAAACCTTGCGCAACACCGAGCAGACGGTGATGCTCAACGCGGTCACGGCCTATATGAACGTGATTCAGGGCATCGCGCTCCTCGAGTTGCAACAGCAGAACTTGGCGGCGTTGCAGCAGGAGTTGCGGGCGACCCGCGATCGCTTCAACGTCGGCGAGGTCACCCGCACCGACGTGGCGCAGGCCGAGGCCCGTGTGGCCCAGGCGCAATATTCGGTCGCCCAGGCGGTGTCCAATCTCAGTTCCTACAAGGCACAGTATCGTCAGGTGATCGGCGTGGAGCCGGGCAAGCTGACCTCTCCGGGGCCGGCCATCGAGCGGAAGATTCCGCCGAGCGTCGAGGGCGTGATGGCCGTGGCCACGAAGGAGCATCCTGCGGTTCTTGCGTCCCAATATGCGGTGGATGCAGCCAATTTCCAGGTGCGGATGTCCGAGGCGAACCTTTCGCCGGTGCTGAGCGTGCAGGGCAGCTTGAGCCAGAGCTACGACCAGAGCGAGTCGGTGGACAGCGCGACCGGCGCCGGCGTGATGCTCAACCTGACCGTTCCCTTCTATCAGGGCGGCGCGGAATATTCCGCCGTGCGTCAGGCGAAGGAATATCTGAGTCAGGCGCGCATCGAGGTGGATGTGAACCGGGACGCTGTGCGCACCAATGCTGTGCAGTATTGGGGTGCGCTGGTGGCGGCCAAGTCCCAGATCGAGGCGGCGCAGGCCCAGGTGGCAGCCAATACGCTGGCCCTTGAAGGCGTGCGCGAGGAATGGCGGGTGGGACAGCGCACCACCACCGACGTGCTGAACGCGCAGACCGATCTGACCAATTCCAAGTCCGCCCTCGTGCAGGCGCAGCGCGACCGGGTGGTCGCCGCCTATTCGCTGATTTCGGTGATCGGCAAGCTGGACGCGGTGAACCTTGCGCTCAAGGTTCCGGTCTACAATCCCAAGGTCCATTACGATCAGGTTCGTGACAGCTGGTTCGGCTTGCGGACCCCCGACGGCAAGTGA
- a CDS encoding BolA family protein: MPMAPADIEQLIKSALPDAQVTIEDLAGDGDHYAATIVSEAFRGKSRVQQHQLVYAALQGNMGGVLHALALKTSAPA, from the coding sequence ATGCCCATGGCTCCCGCCGACATCGAGCAACTCATCAAGTCCGCCTTGCCGGATGCCCAGGTCACCATTGAGGATCTGGCTGGAGACGGCGACCACTATGCCGCGACCATTGTGTCCGAAGCCTTCCGGGGCAAGAGCCGGGTCCAGCAGCACCAGCTGGTCTATGCCGCGCTCCAGGGCAATATGGGCGGTGTGCTCCACGCGCTGGCGCTGAAGACCTCTGCGCCGGCCTGA
- a CDS encoding protein-L-isoaspartate O-methyltransferase family protein, with translation MIDFAELRRGMVDGQVRTNDVTDLRIVEAMMTIPRERFVPGHLKSLAYIDDDLQVRSGKDGTPPRFLVEPMVLAKLVQLADVQPDELVLDVGCTTGYSSAVLASLSGQVVALDDDADFVAAANATLTDLGLANVAAVMGPMNAGWAAEAPYDLIFLNGSMEVVPPALVAQLKDGGRLVGVVGHGGAGRAAVFTKVGESLSERVVFNAAIPLLPGFAAPARFTF, from the coding sequence ATGATCGATTTTGCCGAACTGCGTCGGGGAATGGTCGACGGACAGGTCCGCACCAACGACGTGACGGACCTTCGGATCGTCGAGGCGATGATGACGATTCCCCGGGAGCGATTCGTCCCGGGACACCTGAAGTCCCTGGCCTATATCGATGACGACCTGCAGGTGCGCAGCGGCAAGGATGGCACGCCGCCGCGCTTTCTGGTCGAGCCCATGGTGCTCGCCAAGCTGGTCCAATTGGCCGATGTGCAGCCCGACGAGCTGGTGCTCGATGTGGGATGCACCACCGGCTATTCCTCCGCTGTGCTTGCCAGCCTGAGCGGGCAGGTGGTCGCGCTTGATGACGATGCCGATTTCGTGGCCGCCGCCAATGCCACCCTCACCGACCTCGGCCTTGCCAATGTGGCCGCGGTGATGGGGCCGATGAATGCCGGCTGGGCCGCAGAAGCTCCTTACGATCTCATTTTCCTGAACGGCTCCATGGAGGTTGTTCCCCCCGCACTGGTGGCGCAGCTCAAGGACGGCGGCCGCCTCGTGGGTGTTGTGGGTCATGGCGGCGCCGGCCGCGCGGCTGTGTTCACCAAGGTGGGCGAGAGCCTTAGCGAGCGCGTGGTGTTCAACGCCGCCATCCCGCTCCTGCCGGGTTTTGCCGCTCCCGCGCGCTTCACGTTTTAA
- the purL gene encoding phosphoribosylformylglycinamidine synthase subunit PurL — MIPNTPKITPELVAEHGLKPDEYQRFVELIGREPSITELGIVSAMWNEHCSYKSSKVWLRTLPTKGPRVIQGPGENAGVVDIGDGQAVVFKMESHNHPSFIEPYQGAGTGVGGILRDVFTMGARPIAALNALRFGDCHHPRTRHLIAGVVAGIGGYGNSFGVPTVGGAVGFSDRYNGNILVNAMAVGLAKTDEIFYAAASGVGRAIVYLGSKTGRDGIHGATMASAEFGADAEEKRPTVQVGDPFAEKLLLEACLEIMKAGCVVAIQDMGAAGLTCSAVEMGAKGDLGVELNLDAVPCREEGMTAYEMMLSESQERMLMVLAPGREAEAEAIFRKWGLDFAIIGHTTDTLRFVVKHKGIVEADLPIKELGDEAPEYYRPHAEPTPRPVIKPDQVPDSVPLADAIEQLIGSPDLCSKRWIWEQYDHLILGNTVEKPGGDAAVVRVEDGPKGLALTTDVTPRYCEADPFEGGKQAVAEAWRNLTAVGADPIAVTDNLNFGNPEKPDIMGQFVGCVKGIGAACEALDFPVVSGNVSLYNETNGRAILPTPTIGGVGLIPDLAKTMTLAFKNAGEAIYVVGKTEGWLGASLFLDILHGREDGAPPPVDLVAEKRNGDFVRQAIRDEMVTAVHDVSDGGLLVAIAEMAMAGEMGAHLDKPANIPAHAFWFGEDQARYVIVAAAGEGPDLVRRAEAAGVPLLKIGKTGGDRLILPGERQIFVETLRDRHETWLPIYMGASA; from the coding sequence CTGATCCCGAACACACCGAAGATCACGCCGGAGCTGGTGGCCGAGCATGGCCTCAAGCCGGACGAATATCAGCGCTTCGTGGAGCTGATCGGACGCGAGCCGAGCATCACCGAGCTCGGCATCGTCTCGGCCATGTGGAACGAGCACTGCTCCTACAAGTCCTCGAAGGTCTGGCTGCGCACGCTGCCCACCAAGGGGCCGCGTGTCATCCAGGGTCCTGGCGAGAATGCCGGCGTGGTGGATATCGGCGATGGCCAGGCTGTGGTCTTCAAGATGGAGAGCCACAACCATCCCTCCTTCATCGAGCCCTATCAGGGCGCGGGCACTGGCGTCGGTGGCATCCTGCGCGACGTGTTCACCATGGGCGCCCGCCCCATCGCGGCACTCAATGCCCTGCGCTTCGGCGATTGCCATCATCCCCGCACCCGGCACCTGATCGCCGGCGTGGTGGCGGGCATCGGCGGCTATGGCAATTCCTTCGGCGTGCCCACCGTGGGCGGCGCGGTGGGCTTCTCCGACCGCTATAACGGCAATATCCTCGTCAATGCCATGGCGGTGGGCCTCGCCAAGACGGACGAGATCTTCTACGCGGCGGCGAGCGGCGTCGGCCGCGCCATCGTGTATCTCGGCTCCAAGACCGGCCGTGATGGCATCCATGGCGCCACCATGGCCTCGGCCGAGTTCGGCGCCGATGCCGAGGAGAAGCGCCCGACCGTGCAGGTGGGCGATCCCTTCGCCGAGAAGCTCCTACTGGAAGCCTGCCTTGAAATCATGAAGGCCGGCTGCGTGGTGGCGATCCAGGACATGGGCGCGGCGGGCCTGACCTGCTCTGCCGTGGAAATGGGCGCCAAGGGCGACCTCGGCGTGGAGCTGAACCTCGACGCGGTTCCCTGCCGCGAAGAGGGCATGACCGCCTATGAGATGATGCTCTCCGAGAGCCAGGAGCGCATGCTCATGGTTCTGGCACCCGGCCGCGAGGCCGAGGCCGAGGCCATCTTCCGCAAATGGGGCCTGGACTTCGCCATTATCGGCCACACCACCGATACCCTGCGCTTCGTGGTGAAGCACAAGGGCATTGTGGAAGCCGACCTGCCCATCAAGGAGCTGGGCGACGAAGCGCCGGAATATTACCGGCCCCATGCGGAGCCCACCCCGCGCCCGGTCATCAAGCCGGACCAGGTGCCGGACTCGGTGCCGCTGGCGGATGCCATCGAGCAGCTCATCGGCTCGCCGGACCTGTGCTCCAAGCGCTGGATCTGGGAGCAGTATGACCACCTCATCCTCGGCAATACCGTGGAAAAGCCCGGCGGCGACGCGGCTGTCGTGCGGGTGGAGGACGGCCCCAAGGGCCTGGCGCTCACCACCGACGTGACGCCCCGCTATTGCGAGGCCGATCCCTTCGAGGGCGGCAAGCAGGCGGTGGCCGAGGCGTGGCGCAACCTCACCGCCGTCGGCGCGGATCCCATCGCTGTGACCGACAACCTGAATTTCGGCAATCCCGAGAAGCCCGACATCATGGGCCAGTTCGTGGGTTGCGTGAAAGGCATCGGGGCGGCCTGCGAGGCGCTCGACTTCCCGGTCGTGTCCGGCAATGTGAGCCTCTACAACGAGACCAACGGCCGCGCCATCCTGCCGACCCCCACCATTGGTGGCGTGGGCCTCATTCCCGACCTCGCCAAGACCATGACGCTGGCCTTCAAGAATGCCGGCGAGGCCATTTATGTGGTGGGTAAGACCGAGGGCTGGCTGGGCGCCTCCCTCTTTCTTGACATCCTCCATGGCCGCGAGGACGGCGCGCCGCCCCCGGTGGACCTGGTGGCCGAGAAGCGCAATGGCGACTTCGTCCGCCAGGCCATCCGCGATGAGATGGTCACCGCCGTGCATGACGTTTCGGATGGCGGCCTGCTGGTGGCGATCGCGGAGATGGCCATGGCGGGAGAAATGGGAGCCCATCTCGACAAGCCGGCCAACATTCCCGCCCATGCCTTCTGGTTCGGCGAGGATCAGGCCCGCTACGTGATCGTGGCCGCCGCCGGCGAGGGCCCCGACCTTGTGCGCCGCGCGGAAGCCGCGGGCGTGCCGCTGCTGAAGATCGGCAAGACCGGCGGGGATCGCTTGATCCTGCCGGGCGAGCGCCAGATATTCGTGGAGACGCTGCGGGATCGTCACGAGACCTGGCTGCCCATCTATATGGGCGCCAGCGCCTGA
- a CDS encoding PopZ family protein has product MDEILASIRRIISDDHSIARKAAASVPVRPRATGLDPATALHDVDAAAPGAPVAGDDVSFTQPTAEAVVTAPPAQSEAPDMSDFSYSPSAQPQPAPRRAEGRDASTTRPSTARSAEADPVSSRPFADSGRRKDLVSPSVDAAVTAAFESLGDLVLPTHERTVEDLVKEILRPMLKSWLDENLPHLVERLVRQEIERISRNAR; this is encoded by the coding sequence ATGGACGAGATCCTGGCCTCTATCCGCCGGATCATTTCCGACGACCATTCCATTGCCAGGAAGGCGGCTGCATCTGTTCCGGTGCGCCCGCGCGCAACAGGTTTGGACCCGGCCACCGCTCTGCACGACGTGGACGCGGCGGCCCCCGGTGCCCCGGTGGCTGGAGATGATGTTTCCTTTACCCAGCCTACGGCGGAAGCCGTTGTGACCGCCCCTCCGGCGCAGAGCGAGGCACCAGACATGTCCGATTTCTCCTATTCTCCCTCCGCTCAGCCGCAACCTGCGCCGCGCCGGGCCGAAGGTCGAGACGCGTCCACCACACGGCCCTCGACCGCACGCTCGGCCGAGGCGGACCCCGTCTCCTCTCGGCCGTTCGCGGACAGCGGCCGGCGCAAGGACCTGGTCTCTCCCTCGGTGGATGCCGCCGTGACCGCGGCCTTCGAGTCGCTGGGCGATCTCGTCCTGCCCACCCATGAACGCACGGTTGAGGATCTCGTGAAGGAGATCCTGCGGCCCATGCTCAAATCCTGGCTGGACGAGAACCTGCCGCACTTGGTCGAGCGCCTCGTGCGCCAGGAGATCGAGCGGATTTCGCGCAACGCGCGCTGA
- a CDS encoding ABC transporter ATP-binding protein, with the protein MTSSLLERLRARVLKDESMRVVYRLFLSDGTKHWKGYAVAFSFMGLMAAATGGMAYLMKGAVDSIFVNPTAQAIWAVALMMMFLSMTKGISAYAQNVAMARVGNRIVADNQKRIFDRLLGKEVSYYSQHHTADITMRFTMGAASARDALNLVITSIGRDFLSLIALATVAIVQDPFLALIALIVMPAAVLGTRKLIRKAKQIFKREFTSAVKLNSINIEFIQGVKTVKAYTLEPIMRGRVHTFIDDVERASNNLAKTQAKSSPLMETLGGFAIAGVILYAGYNVVVLGKTPGEFFSVLTALLLAYEPAKRLSRFHVDLAGMMVGANMLFELLDGDSPENEPADKPALPAGPGRITFDDVHFEYRKGEPVLRGMDLVAEPGQTTALVGASGGGKSTVIALIERFYTATSGAVRIDGHDVTDYTRSSVRAASALVSQDVYLFSGTVRENIAFGRPGATEEEIVAAAKAAHAHDFIMGFESGYDTQVGEHGAQLSGGQRQRIAISRAFLKNAPILLLDEATAALDSESEYEVQKALLTLQSARTTIVIAHRLQTVVRADKICVVESGRVVESGRHDELIARRGRYYTFYQMQFAHEANGSGSDENGQPALLSA; encoded by the coding sequence ATGACTTCTTCCCTTCTGGAGCGCCTGCGCGCGCGCGTCCTCAAAGACGAAAGCATGCGCGTCGTCTATCGCCTGTTCCTGTCGGACGGGACGAAGCACTGGAAGGGATATGCCGTCGCCTTCAGCTTCATGGGCCTGATGGCCGCCGCCACCGGCGGCATGGCCTATCTCATGAAGGGCGCCGTTGATTCGATCTTCGTGAACCCCACGGCGCAGGCGATCTGGGCCGTCGCCCTCATGATGATGTTCCTGTCCATGACGAAGGGCATCTCCGCCTATGCCCAGAACGTCGCCATGGCGCGCGTCGGCAACCGCATCGTCGCCGACAACCAGAAGCGAATCTTCGATCGCCTCCTCGGCAAGGAAGTGAGCTATTATTCACAGCATCACACCGCCGACATCACCATGCGTTTCACCATGGGCGCCGCCTCGGCCCGTGACGCGCTGAACCTGGTCATCACCTCCATCGGACGCGACTTCCTGTCGCTCATTGCGCTGGCTACGGTGGCGATCGTGCAGGATCCTTTCCTGGCGCTGATCGCCCTGATCGTGATGCCGGCGGCGGTGCTCGGAACGCGCAAGCTGATTCGCAAGGCCAAGCAGATCTTCAAGCGCGAATTCACCAGCGCCGTGAAGCTCAACTCGATCAATATCGAGTTCATCCAGGGCGTGAAGACGGTGAAGGCTTACACGCTCGAGCCCATCATGCGCGGGCGCGTGCACACCTTCATCGACGACGTGGAGCGCGCCTCCAACAACCTGGCAAAGACCCAGGCCAAGTCGAGCCCGCTGATGGAGACGCTGGGCGGCTTCGCCATTGCCGGCGTCATTCTCTATGCCGGCTACAACGTGGTGGTGCTGGGCAAGACGCCGGGCGAGTTCTTCTCCGTGCTCACAGCGCTGCTACTGGCCTATGAGCCTGCCAAGCGCCTGTCGCGCTTCCATGTGGACCTGGCAGGCATGATGGTCGGCGCCAACATGCTGTTCGAGCTCCTGGACGGCGATTCTCCCGAGAACGAGCCCGCCGACAAGCCGGCCCTTCCGGCGGGCCCCGGCCGCATCACGTTCGACGACGTGCATTTCGAGTACCGCAAGGGTGAGCCCGTGCTGCGCGGCATGGATCTCGTCGCCGAGCCCGGCCAGACCACCGCCCTCGTGGGCGCGTCCGGCGGCGGCAAGTCCACCGTCATCGCCCTTATCGAGCGCTTCTACACGGCAACGTCAGGCGCGGTGCGAATCGACGGCCATGACGTGACCGACTACACCCGCTCGTCTGTGCGTGCCGCTTCGGCGCTGGTGAGCCAGGACGTCTACCTGTTCTCCGGCACGGTGCGCGAGAACATCGCGTTCGGACGCCCCGGCGCCACCGAGGAGGAGATCGTGGCCGCCGCCAAGGCCGCGCACGCTCATGACTTTATCATGGGCTTCGAAAGCGGCTACGACACGCAAGTGGGCGAGCATGGCGCGCAACTGTCTGGCGGTCAGCGCCAGCGCATCGCCATCAGCCGCGCCTTCCTGAAGAATGCTCCCATCCTGCTCCTGGACGAGGCCACGGCGGCGCTCGACAGCGAGTCGGAGTATGAGGTGCAGAAAGCCCTGCTGACGCTCCAGAGCGCCCGCACGACCATCGTCATCGCCCACCGCCTCCAGACCGTGGTGCGCGCCGACAAGATCTGCGTGGTGGAAAGCGGCCGCGTGGTGGAAAGCGGACGCCACGACGAACTGATCGCCCGCCGCGGCCGCTACTACACCTTCTACCAGATGCAGTTCGCTCATGAGGCGAATGGCTCCGGTTCGGACGAGAATGGCCAACCCGCCCTTCTTTCCGCCTAA
- the grxD gene encoding Grx4 family monothiol glutaredoxin, protein MSIREFIDREVKGNDVVVFMKGTPQFPMCGFSGQVVQILNHVGVPFKGFNVLDSDELRQGIKDYTNWPTIPQIFVKGEFVGGCDILREMFQSGELIPMFEEKGVAVQDRAIG, encoded by the coding sequence ATGAGCATTCGCGAATTCATCGACCGCGAGGTCAAGGGCAACGACGTGGTGGTGTTCATGAAGGGCACCCCGCAATTTCCCATGTGCGGCTTTTCCGGCCAGGTGGTGCAGATTCTGAACCACGTCGGTGTACCGTTCAAAGGCTTTAACGTCCTCGACTCGGACGAACTGCGCCAGGGCATCAAGGACTATACCAACTGGCCCACCATCCCCCAGATCTTCGTGAAGGGCGAGTTCGTGGGCGGCTGCGACATCCTGCGCGAGATGTTCCAGAGCGGCGAGCTGATCCCCATGTTCGAGGAGAAGGGCGTCGCCGTGCAGGATCGCGCCATCGGCTGA